Proteins found in one Cardiocondyla obscurior isolate alpha-2009 linkage group LG03, Cobs3.1, whole genome shotgun sequence genomic segment:
- the LOC139113788 gene encoding uncharacterized protein: protein MSHGNLLQGYNWEAQYDDSQMQFPRPISDDVISWYQYIAKKFWYVQKNNFSYACCRENVRHVCSNFVLNYETNTAANSVYEVYVKGNSGPERNGELASVLGLDSVANHQLTQVISHGNNFINNSHLYTNQMAIKEEMTFKEECVDLDAAIGSESVINIDGAVTKLVGKDALKYKIFEQSVSAPDKNVVVYSHPVTEAPSSSTPRHIDKDDPRSRLHFVKYLKRDGKTLKIWECGICSKEFRHQYTLMRHLPTHTDERNFKCEACGKAFRQLSTLSQHKAIHSDARPYVCEFCKKTFNRVSTLISHRKTHSEHKPHKCHVCGKGFHQKGNLRNHVFTHTNERPYKCELCGKGFNQMSNLVCHKVKAHAHVDKMQYSCGVCGKEFPRRFALRSHEEYKHGIKYRSTSNAQPAMNEPNTGKSKNVRIIQLYNGDRNQPSESKEKDYFSSSDLLDSIVINKIDTKAMEMALLQGQTPFALFKPIKGIPVLVKISHTVNNKHMLTPATAEDLRLAGKMTSNPIETSDADGNKAVQVKVPVVATVIQNIEPDGRSSFVIEPPGAEQEQDDLVTALDSQFSPSAFNHNEPDQQNGLSSTASIDECNELLELAAQGGIQFVRATEDGRYEVMTNSEARDLMTQNSHDVTILDGEQADAINLVNIRNNGDVIIGDNDNQIMVLESGQKSSSMSIDGVEILEDKDRIFDNKNLDDRFVDNMAFLSQTKIDDFLGPKTIDSDNTLVGHDDAMLSLSRYEFLKQSSIDNFCQWLPIPAMTVTSSQQDLTSILGHPSNLSTSSQSSLSSLLMKNHPPLSLLGETLPYLKTNQSFTEDLNILGIPPMEDHHSEYDSKMKLSSVFDDDCDTGLIPFGQSDIKMHDSGNQCMKAFNEKFCLPPPKMYPGLNEVKILGPKNHNHEFIVPHYQESRFLSPYEQFLKNASMQNVCLSNIADSTAEGCRKEVKILGKKLGTGIITTTEGGDVVKVLDDKPKFENMMDFCDNTLQQCTTVSPRRLHRQPPMDNDSDNFLLQVNTFENNYYMGDVKENVSPNFYRPAAPARIF, encoded by the exons gGGAAGCTCAATATGACGACTCACAGATGCAATTCCCTCGTCCCATTTCGGACGACGTTATCAG CTGGTATCAATATATTGCGAAGAAATTTTGGTAtgtacagaaaaataattttagttatgCCTGTTGTAGAGAAAACGTACGACACGTTTGTTCTAATTTTGTTCTCAATTATGAAACCAATACGGCGGCCAACAGCGTTTATGAGGTTTACGTAAAAGGGAACTCAGGACCAGAGAGAAACGGTGAACTAGCAAGTGTTTTGGGTTTAGATTCGGTCGCCAATCATCAGCTGACTCAAGTAATCAGTCAcggcaataattttatcaataatagTCATTTATACACAAATCAAATGGCTATTAAAGAAGAAATGACTTTTAAGGAAGAATGTGTGGATCTGGATGCAGCTATAGGTTCCGAATCCGTGATCAATATCGACGGCGCCGTCACGAAACTCGTCGGCAAGGACGCGTTAAAGTACAAA ATTTTCgagcaaagtgttagtgcgcCGGACAAGAATGTAGTTGTATATTCACATCCCGTTACTGAAGCACCTTCGTCCTCAACACCTCGACATATCGACAAGGATGATCCGCGGTCCAGGttgcattttgtaaaatacttAAAACGTGACGGAAAGACACTCAAGATTTGGGAATGCGGCATTT GTTCAAAAGAGTTTCGCCATCAGTACACTCTGATGAGACACTTGCCGACTCATACTGATGAAAGAAACTTTAAATGCGAGGCTTGCGGCAAGGCTTTCCGACAGTTGTCAACGTTGAGTCAACATAAAGCTATACATAGCGACGCCAGGCCCTATGTGTGTGAATTTTGCAAGAAAACATTTAACAG AGTCTCTACGTTAATCTCTCATCGAAAAACTCACTCTGAGCACAAGCCGCACAAGTGTCATGTCTGTGGTAAAGGATTTCATCAGAAAG gcAATTTGAGAAATCATGTATTTACGCACACAAACGAGCGACCATACAAGTGCGAGTTGTGCGGTAAAGGCTTCAATCAGATGTCGAATTTGGTCTGTCACAAGGTGAAAGCGCACGCACACGTTGATAAGATGCAGTATTCATGTGGAGTTTGCGGAAAGGAGTTCCCGCGCAGGTTTGCTCTGCGATCGCACGAGGAGTACAAGCACGGTATTAAGTATCGAAGTACGAGTAACGCACAACCCGCTATGAATGAACCCAATACTGGGAAAAG cAAAAACGTTAGAATTATTCAATTGTATAACGGCGATCGAAATCAACCAAGTGAGAGCAAAGAGAAAGATTATTTCAGCTCA TCGGATTTATTGGACAGTATCGTGATAAACAAAATCGATACGAAAGCGATGGAAATGGCTTTGCTCCAAGGCCAAACTCCTTTCGCTCTTTTTAAACCTATAAAAGGTATACCGGtacttgttaaaatttcacatACTGTGAACAATAAGCAC ATGCTTACACCTGCAACTGCTGAAGATTTACGATTAGCAGGAAAAATGACTTCAAATCCTATCGAAACTTCAGATGCTGACGGTAATAAAGCTGTTCAGGTGAAAGTACCGGTAGTTGCTACTGTGATACAGAATATTGAACCCGATGGCAGATCTAGCTTCGTCATTGAGCCGCCCGGCGCGGAACAAGAGCAAG ATGACCTTGTGACGGCGTTGGACTCGCAATTTTCTCCATCTGCGTTCAATCACAACGAACCAGACCAACAAAATGGCTTAAGCTCAACTGCATCGATAGACGAATGTAACGAGTTACTAGAACTAGCTGCGCAAGGTGGAATACAGTTTGTTCGCGCCACGGAGGACGGTCGTTACGAG GTTATGACGAACAGTGAGGCCCGCGACTTAATGACGCAGAATTCCCACGATGTAACGATTCTTGACGGCGAACAGGCGGACGCTATCAATCTCGTGAACATACGCAATAACGGCGACGTCATCATCGGCGACAACGATAATCAGATTATGGTGCTGGAATCTGGCCAGAAGTCCAGCAGTATGTCAATAGACGGCGTCGAAATTCTCGAAGATAAAGACAGAAttttcgataataaaaatctcgACGATCGCTTCGTGGATAACATGGCATTTCTTTCTCAAACTAAAATCGACGATTTCTTGGGTCCCAAAACTATTGATAGCGATAATACTCTTGTCGGGCATGACGATG CTATGCTAAGCCTCTCGAGATATGAATTTCTAAAGCAATCATCTATTGATAACTTTTGTCAATGGTTGCCAATCCCAGCAATGACAGTGACGTCAAGTCAACAAGATCTAACGAGCATTTTGGGTCATCCTTCGAACTTATCTACCAGTTCGCAATCCTCGTTATCATCATTGTTAATGAAGAACCATCCACCATTATCATTATTGGGCGAAACGCTACCGTACCTAAAGACCAATCAGAGCTTTACAGAAGATCTAAATATTCTCGGTATCCCCCCGATGGAAGATCATCATTCCGAATACGACTCGAAGATGAAATTATCCTCGGTTTTCGATGACGATTGTGATACCGGTTTAATACCGTTCGGCCAATCGgatataaaaatgcacgaTTCCGGAAATCAGTGTATGAAG GCTTTCAATGAGAAGTTTTGCTTGCCACCACCGAAAATGTATCCTGGTCTGAACGAAGTGAAGATTTTGGGACCGAAGAATCATAATCATGAGTTTATAGTTCCACATTATCAAGAATCAAGATTTCTCAGTCCTTACGAACAGTTTCTCAAGAACGCGTCTATGCAGAACGTATGTTTATCTAATATTGCCGATTCTACAGCCGAAGGATGTAGGAAAGAGGTAAAAATACTTGGTAAAAAGTTAGGCACTGGTATTATTACTACGACCGAGGGAGGTGATGTCGTTAAAGTTCTCGACGACAAACCTAAATTT GAAAACATGATGGACTTCTGTGATAACACTTTGCAGCAGTGCACAACCGTGTCGCCGAGACGATTGCACCGGCAACCGCCGATGGATAACGACAGCGATAACTTTTTGCTTCAAGTAAAcacttttgaaaataattattatatgggcgacgtaaaagaaaacgtttcTCCGAACTTCTACAGACCGGCAGCCCCTGCTCGGATTTTTTGA